One segment of Thermosynechococcus sp. HN-54 DNA contains the following:
- the plsY gene encoding glycerol-3-phosphate 1-O-acyltransferase PlsY, with protein MTTALILGLLALISYLLGSIPTGYLLAKALRGIDIRDHGSGSTGATNVLRVVGKGPGLVTFLVDVGKGLGAVLLARWVLGQSWNTVPASGVEFVLLAIAFIAVLAHSKPIWLGWRGGKSVATSLGVLLALNAPTALATFGVFLVVLAASRIVSLSSITAAIALPFWFWFFTQSWPFVGFSVIAGVFVIWRHQSNIQRLLAGTEPRLGASEG; from the coding sequence GTGACCACTGCATTGATCCTTGGACTACTGGCGCTCATTAGTTACCTGCTCGGCTCGATTCCCACAGGCTACCTCTTGGCGAAAGCACTGCGGGGAATTGATATTCGTGATCATGGCTCTGGCTCAACGGGGGCGACCAATGTGCTGCGGGTGGTGGGCAAAGGCCCCGGACTGGTGACGTTTTTAGTCGATGTGGGCAAAGGGCTAGGGGCAGTTCTTTTGGCGCGATGGGTCTTGGGGCAATCGTGGAATACAGTACCGGCCAGTGGGGTTGAATTTGTGCTGCTGGCGATCGCCTTCATTGCAGTTCTAGCCCACAGTAAGCCAATTTGGTTGGGCTGGCGCGGTGGTAAGTCCGTTGCCACTAGTTTAGGGGTGCTCCTTGCCCTCAATGCCCCCACGGCTTTGGCCACCTTTGGGGTGTTTCTAGTAGTCTTGGCGGCCAGCCGCATTGTCTCCCTAAGTTCAATCACTGCTGCTATCGCCTTGCCCTTCTGGTTTTGGTTCTTTACGCAGTCGTGGCCGTTTGTCGGCTTTAGCGTGATTGCAGGTGTCTTTGTGATTTGGCGACACCAGAGTAATATTCAGCGCCTCCTTGCAGGGACAGAACCACGGTTGGGTGCCTCGGAGGGATAG
- the argF gene encoding ornithine carbamoyltransferase: protein METLRGRDLLSIADLSRAEAEYLLDLAAQMKIGKVAPHCPKVLGLLFQKASTRTRVSFTVAMYQLGGQVIDLNPQSTQVGRGEPLADTARVLDRYLDAVAIRTYGQAELQLFADYARMPVINALTDREHPCQILADLLTLRESFGTLAGLTLCYIGDGNNVAHSLLLGCALLGVNIRVASPPQFAPLPDIVAQAKALSGGKSEVTVLTDPQEAARGAHALYTDVWASMGQEAEAGDRQPIFQPYQINDQLLALADPRAVVLHCLPAHREEEITASVLEGPQSRVWEQAENRLHAQKALLASLLG, encoded by the coding sequence ATGGAAACACTGCGGGGGCGTGATTTGCTGAGCATTGCTGACCTTTCACGGGCAGAGGCGGAGTATCTGCTGGATTTAGCAGCACAGATGAAAATCGGCAAGGTGGCTCCCCATTGTCCCAAGGTGCTGGGGCTATTGTTTCAAAAGGCTTCAACCCGCACGCGCGTCAGCTTTACGGTGGCAATGTACCAACTGGGAGGGCAGGTGATTGATCTCAACCCCCAATCCACGCAAGTAGGGCGCGGTGAACCATTAGCCGATACGGCACGGGTACTGGATCGCTATCTAGATGCGGTGGCGATCCGCACCTATGGTCAAGCAGAACTGCAACTCTTTGCCGACTATGCACGGATGCCTGTCATTAATGCCCTCACGGATCGCGAGCATCCCTGTCAAATTTTGGCGGATCTGCTGACGCTGCGGGAATCCTTTGGCACACTGGCAGGACTGACCCTCTGCTACATTGGCGATGGCAACAATGTGGCGCATTCTTTACTACTGGGCTGTGCCCTGTTGGGGGTAAATATTCGTGTAGCTTCACCACCGCAGTTTGCACCCTTGCCTGATATTGTGGCGCAAGCCAAGGCATTGAGTGGCGGTAAGAGTGAAGTGACTGTTCTCACGGATCCCCAAGAGGCGGCGAGGGGTGCCCATGCGCTTTATACCGATGTGTGGGCAAGCATGGGACAGGAAGCAGAAGCGGGCGATCGCCAGCCCATTTTTCAGCCCTACCAAATTAATGATCAACTGCTAGCCCTTGCCGACCCTCGAGCGGTTGTTCTCCACTGCCTGCCGGCTCACCGCGAGGAGGAAATTACCGCCAGTGTCCTTGAAGGGCCACAGTCTCGCGTTTGGGAGCAGGCGGAAAATCGTCTCCATGCCCAGAAGGCTTTGCTTGCCAGTCTCTTGGGATAG
- a CDS encoding ABC transporter permease, which produces MLYYRWQKFSLSDRLLLVGAVICGTFVLLAVLAPLGQALGWIANPQEFLDFPIHAPPSPQHWFGTNRLGYDVFSRTIFGAQAALQVVFVATLLSLGIGVPLGLLSGYRGGWLDRGLLFVMDTIYTLPGLLLAVTVAFVVGKGILNAAIALSVAYIPQYYRVVRNHTVSLKNEVFIEAARALGASTPRILQRYLFVNVLPSIPVLFTLNAADAILTLAGLGFLGLGLPPEVAEWGHDLRQALDGLSVGIWWTTLFPGLAMSLLVVGLSLLGEGLGERLDPRHLN; this is translated from the coding sequence ATGCTCTACTACCGTTGGCAGAAATTCAGCCTCTCGGATCGGCTATTGCTGGTGGGAGCGGTTATTTGTGGAACTTTTGTGCTGCTGGCGGTTCTTGCTCCCCTTGGCCAAGCCCTCGGTTGGATTGCCAATCCCCAGGAATTTCTTGACTTTCCCATTCACGCGCCGCCTTCGCCACAGCATTGGTTTGGCACGAATCGCTTGGGCTATGATGTCTTTTCCCGCACGATCTTTGGTGCTCAAGCGGCTCTACAGGTGGTCTTTGTCGCAACCCTCCTCAGCTTAGGGATAGGCGTACCCCTAGGATTGCTCAGTGGCTACCGCGGGGGCTGGCTCGATCGCGGGCTGCTCTTTGTGATGGATACGATCTATACGTTGCCGGGGCTACTGCTGGCAGTCACGGTTGCCTTTGTCGTGGGCAAGGGGATTCTCAATGCCGCGATCGCCCTCAGTGTCGCCTACATTCCCCAGTACTATCGTGTTGTCCGCAACCACACGGTGAGCCTGAAAAATGAGGTCTTTATTGAAGCTGCCCGCGCCCTTGGTGCTTCTACACCGCGAATTCTTCAACGGTATCTCTTTGTCAATGTCCTTCCCAGTATTCCTGTGCTCTTCACCCTCAATGCTGCAGATGCCATCCTGACATTAGCGGGACTAGGGTTCTTGGGCTTGGGGCTACCACCTGAGGTGGCGGAGTGGGGGCACGATTTGCGACAGGCCTTGGATGGGTTATCCGTGGGCATTTGGTGGACCACCCTCTTTCCTGGACTAGCCATGAGCTTACTGGTGGTGGGTCTCTCACTCCTTGGCGAGGGGCTAGGGGAGCGTCTCGATCCGCGACACTTGAATTAA
- the cobU gene encoding bifunctional adenosylcobinamide kinase/adenosylcobinamide-phosphate guanylyltransferase, giving the protein MPDHVLVTGPSRSGKSEWAECLAAQSQQPVIYIATAIAPPEDTEWLQRIEQHRARRPPEWELRECPHGLAPLLRELPSNACALVDSLGTWVANCLEQSQDQWQETVTELLASVQGCAAQLIFVAEEVGWGVVPAYASGRCFRDRLGELCQSLSPLMAAVYLVTAGFALPLHKWAIPLKRLGSNRDLLP; this is encoded by the coding sequence ATGCCTGATCATGTCTTGGTGACTGGACCCAGTCGCAGTGGCAAAAGTGAGTGGGCAGAATGCCTTGCTGCCCAAAGCCAACAACCAGTGATTTATATTGCGACGGCGATCGCCCCCCCAGAGGACACGGAATGGCTGCAGCGGATTGAACAGCACCGTGCTCGCCGCCCCCCTGAGTGGGAATTGCGGGAGTGTCCCCATGGGCTTGCTCCTCTCCTGCGTGAGCTGCCGTCCAATGCCTGCGCCCTAGTGGACTCGCTGGGAACATGGGTGGCGAATTGTCTAGAGCAATCCCAAGATCAATGGCAAGAAACCGTTACTGAATTGCTAGCGAGTGTCCAAGGGTGTGCAGCTCAACTCATTTTTGTCGCCGAAGAGGTGGGCTGGGGCGTTGTTCCTGCCTATGCCAGTGGTCGCTGTTTTCGCGATCGCCTTGGCGAACTCTGTCAGTCCCTGAGTCCCCTGATGGCGGCAGTTTATCTCGTCACTGCTGGGTTTGCGCTGCCGCTGCACAAATGGGCAATTCCCCTCAAACGTCTTGGGAGCAATCGCGACTTGTTGCCCTAA